A window of the Fuscovulum sp. genome harbors these coding sequences:
- the hisH gene encoding imidazole glycerol phosphate synthase subunit HisH encodes MKVGVIDYGSGNLGSVLRAFENLGTNADLIEDPSRLADYRAAILPGVGNFTSSMNDLHQRGWVDALRDWVAGGKTDLLGICVGMQLLADFGDEGAGAEGPTKGLGLIRGTVRHLASFGCTERVPHVGWNSIQHSGDPLFRGIRPGTDFYFVHSYAMDVVQEDDLIAEVHYGARLPTAVRSGRVYGTQFHPEKSGRAGHALLRNFLELATWSR; translated from the coding sequence ATGAAGGTTGGCGTCATCGATTACGGCAGCGGCAATCTTGGATCAGTTCTCCGCGCATTCGAAAATCTTGGAACGAATGCCGACCTGATCGAAGATCCGTCCCGGCTTGCCGATTATCGTGCCGCCATCCTGCCGGGTGTCGGCAACTTCACATCCTCCATGAACGACCTGCACCAAAGGGGCTGGGTTGATGCGCTTCGCGATTGGGTCGCTGGCGGAAAGACGGATCTGCTGGGCATCTGCGTCGGGATGCAGCTGTTGGCCGATTTTGGCGACGAAGGGGCTGGCGCCGAAGGCCCCACCAAGGGGCTTGGCCTGATCCGGGGAACGGTTCGGCACCTAGCCAGTTTCGGCTGCACCGAACGTGTTCCCCATGTCGGCTGGAACTCGATCCAGCATTCCGGTGATCCGCTCTTTCGCGGCATCCGGCCGGGAACCGATTTCTACTTCGTCCACAGCTACGCCATGGACGTCGTTCAGGAAGACGATCTGATCGCCGAGGTTCATTATGGCGCCAGATTGCCAACGGCAGTCAGGTCCGGCAGGGTCTATGGCACGCAATTCCACCCCGAGAAAAGTGGCCGCGCGGGCCATGCCTTGCTCCGGAATTTCTTGGAACTGGCGACATGGTCAAGATAA
- the pseB gene encoding UDP-N-acetylglucosamine 4,6-dehydratase (inverting) — translation MMDGKTILVTGGTGSFGHAFAEMTLARFNPHKLIIFSRDEMKQWEMAKLYNNDPRVRFFIGDVRDRERLFRAFQGVDYVIHAAATKIVPTAEYNPFECIKTNVNGAMNVIDACIGCNVKRVVALSTDKACSPINLYGASKLASDKLFVAGNAYSGEHGTRFSVVRYGNVMGSRGSVIPFFMSIKDSGVLPITDPRMTRFMITLDQGVKLVWHALEDMEGGEIYVKKIPSMKVTEIASVVAPDARQDIVGIRPGEKLHEMMVSVEDAPFTYEYQDHFKILPAINNWSSSPARIKDGVRVSEDFSYSSDTNPDWMQPAELRTWIDAHSSKMGAI, via the coding sequence ATGATGGATGGAAAGACGATCCTTGTAACCGGCGGCACCGGTTCGTTCGGCCACGCATTCGCCGAAATGACGCTCGCTCGTTTCAATCCGCACAAGCTCATCATCTTTTCCCGCGATGAGATGAAGCAGTGGGAGATGGCAAAGCTCTACAACAACGATCCTCGCGTCCGCTTTTTCATCGGCGACGTGCGTGACAGGGAACGGCTGTTCCGCGCCTTCCAAGGCGTTGACTACGTCATCCATGCCGCGGCGACCAAAATCGTGCCAACTGCGGAATACAACCCGTTCGAGTGCATAAAGACCAATGTGAACGGCGCGATGAACGTGATCGACGCCTGCATCGGCTGCAATGTTAAGCGGGTCGTGGCGCTTTCGACAGACAAGGCCTGTAGCCCCATCAACCTGTATGGCGCATCAAAACTGGCGTCGGACAAACTGTTCGTGGCGGGGAATGCCTATTCAGGCGAACATGGAACACGGTTCTCTGTGGTCAGATATGGCAACGTTATGGGATCGCGTGGATCGGTCATCCCGTTCTTCATGTCCATCAAGGACAGTGGCGTTCTGCCGATCACGGACCCCCGGATGACGCGCTTCATGATCACCCTCGATCAAGGGGTCAAACTTGTCTGGCACGCGCTGGAAGATATGGAAGGGGGCGAGATCTATGTGAAAAAGATCCCGTCCATGAAGGTGACAGAGATTGCATCTGTCGTCGCCCCGGACGCGCGCCAAGACATCGTCGGCATTCGCCCCGGCGAAAAACTCCACGAGATGATGGTCAGCGTGGAAGATGCCCCTTTCACCTATGAATATCAGGATCATTTCAAGATCCTTCCGGCCATCAACAACTGGTCTTCATCGCCAGCCCGCATCAAGGATGGTGTCCGGGTGAGCGAAGATTTCTCCTATTCCAGCGATACGAATCCGGACTGGATGCAGCCGGCCGAACTGCGCACCTGGATCGACGCGCATTCATCCAAGATGGGGGCGATCTAG
- the pseC gene encoding UDP-4-amino-4,6-dideoxy-N-acetyl-beta-L-altrosamine transaminase — MIPYGRQDINQKDIDAVVDVLQSDFLTQGPCVPKFEAAVAGYCGVAHAIAVNSATSALHIACLALGLQKGDILWTSPITFVASSNAGLYCGAEVDFVDIDPITCNMSVSALKQKLDQAAAQNRLPKIVVPVHLSGLSADMAAIAALGREYGFRIIEDASHAIGGRYGDQPVGSCQYSDITVFSFHPVKIITTGEGGMALTNDAGLAQSMQLLRSHGITRDTALYEGPNEGPWYYQQLELGFNYRMTDICAALGLSQMSRLDAFVSARAKLADRYDSLLQSTGLILQGRSSEASSAHHLYVVRLPQNLESSHLSIFNALRGAGIGVNLHYIPVYRHPYYRKLRSDWGDFPQSEAYYRSAISLPLFATLTMQDQNAVVAALKGLLN, encoded by the coding sequence GTGATCCCGTACGGCCGCCAAGACATCAACCAGAAAGACATCGACGCCGTCGTCGATGTGCTGCAATCGGATTTCCTGACGCAGGGGCCCTGCGTTCCAAAGTTCGAGGCCGCCGTAGCGGGGTATTGCGGCGTTGCCCATGCGATTGCCGTGAACAGCGCGACATCGGCCCTGCATATCGCCTGCCTGGCCCTTGGCCTGCAAAAGGGGGATATCCTCTGGACCAGCCCGATCACCTTTGTGGCGTCGTCGAATGCGGGCCTCTACTGCGGTGCCGAGGTCGATTTTGTTGATATCGACCCGATCACCTGCAACATGTCTGTGTCCGCGCTGAAGCAAAAGCTCGATCAGGCCGCTGCCCAGAACCGCCTGCCAAAGATCGTGGTTCCTGTCCACCTGTCGGGGCTTTCTGCCGATATGGCCGCGATCGCCGCACTGGGCCGTGAATATGGCTTTCGCATCATCGAAGACGCGTCTCATGCCATTGGCGGAAGGTATGGCGATCAACCGGTCGGGTCCTGCCAGTACAGCGACATCACGGTCTTCAGTTTCCACCCTGTGAAGATCATCACGACCGGCGAAGGTGGAATGGCGCTGACCAATGACGCCGGGCTTGCACAGAGCATGCAGTTGCTCCGGTCGCACGGAATAACGCGCGACACGGCGCTGTATGAGGGCCCGAATGAAGGGCCATGGTACTATCAGCAGCTGGAACTTGGCTTCAACTACAGGATGACAGACATCTGCGCCGCCCTTGGCCTTAGCCAGATGAGCAGGCTGGATGCCTTCGTCTCTGCGCGGGCCAAACTTGCCGACCGGTATGACAGCCTGTTGCAGTCGACGGGTCTCATCCTGCAAGGCCGGTCATCCGAGGCGTCATCCGCGCACCATCTGTATGTTGTGCGATTGCCGCAAAACCTTGAATCTTCACATCTGTCCATCTTCAACGCGCTGCGTGGCGCAGGGATTGGCGTGAATTTGCATTACATTCCGGTCTACCGGCATCCCTACTATCGCAAGCTGCGGTCAGATTGGGGCGATTTTCCACAGTCCGAAGCATATTACCGCAGCGCGATCAGCCTGCCGCTTTTTGCAACCCTGACCATGCAAGACCAGAACGCGGTCGTCGCGGCATTGAAAGGCCTGTTAAACTAA
- a CDS encoding N-acetyl sugar amidotransferase: MLKYCSRCIMPDTKPDLMLDDEGVCNACRAYEGRKDVDWDKRYTELLEILDRYRQKDGSNWDCIVPVSGGKDSTYQVIRMLQLGLNPLCVTSTTCDLSDIGRQNIENLKSLGVDYVEVSPNPKVRATLNRIGLTQVGDISWPEHVGIFTIPVRAAVQFNVPLIVWGENSQNEYGGPAASQTNNILNRRWLEEFGGLLGLRVTDLIGQNGIQTKDLINYTYPTDAELARVGVTGLFLGHYIPWDGLSNALISGANGFTTYHKAVEGSIVNYENLDNYQTGIHDYFKFLKFGFGRATDLACLHIRRNRLSRQDGLDAVMRHDGKFPWEYLGKPLKDILEPLDMTVDDFIRVCDRFTNKKLFLRNADGSLQKDARGNLTKINYDNT, from the coding sequence ATGTTGAAGTACTGTTCACGATGCATCATGCCGGACACCAAGCCAGACCTGATGCTGGACGATGAAGGTGTCTGCAACGCTTGCCGTGCCTATGAAGGCCGCAAGGACGTGGACTGGGACAAGCGCTATACCGAACTTCTGGAAATTCTCGACCGGTATCGCCAGAAAGACGGCAGCAACTGGGATTGCATCGTCCCCGTCAGCGGCGGCAAGGACAGCACCTATCAGGTCATCCGGATGCTTCAGCTTGGCCTTAATCCACTATGCGTGACGTCAACCACCTGCGACCTTTCCGATATCGGGCGTCAGAATATCGAGAATCTGAAAAGCCTTGGCGTTGATTATGTCGAGGTGTCCCCGAACCCGAAGGTGCGGGCAACGCTGAACCGGATTGGCCTGACTCAGGTCGGTGATATTTCCTGGCCCGAACATGTGGGCATTTTTACCATCCCCGTCCGCGCGGCGGTTCAATTCAATGTTCCGTTGATTGTTTGGGGTGAAAACTCTCAAAACGAGTATGGCGGTCCAGCAGCTTCGCAGACGAACAATATTCTCAATCGCAGATGGCTTGAGGAATTTGGCGGTTTGCTTGGCCTGCGCGTAACCGATTTGATCGGCCAAAACGGCATTCAGACGAAAGACCTGATCAATTACACTTATCCCACCGATGCTGAATTGGCACGTGTTGGTGTAACGGGGCTCTTCCTCGGGCATTATATTCCCTGGGATGGACTGTCCAACGCCCTGATATCCGGCGCGAACGGTTTCACGACTTATCATAAGGCCGTCGAAGGCTCGATCGTGAATTACGAAAACCTGGACAATTACCAGACTGGTATTCACGATTACTTCAAGTTCCTGAAGTTCGGCTTCGGCCGCGCAACCGATCTGGCCTGCCTGCACATCCGCCGTAACCGGCTTAGCCGCCAGGACGGTCTGGATGCCGTGATGCGCCATGATGGCAAGTTCCCTTGGGAATACCTTGGCAAGCCCCTGAAGGATATTCTCGAACCCCTCGACATGACGGTCGATGACTTCATCCGCGTGTGTGACCGCTTCACCAACAAGAAGTTGTTCCTGCGAAATGCTGACGGGTCCCTGCAAAAGGACGCGCGCGGCAACCTGACCAAGATCAACTACGACAATACCTGA
- the pseF gene encoding pseudaminic acid cytidylyltransferase, which translates to MRVCIIPARGGSKRVPRKNVRPFGGLPMIAHPIHAAASSGCFDRILVSTDDAEIAEIAKQAGAEVPFVRPPELSDDHATSIAVIEHATRWLAQNGPQPSHVCCLYATAPFVTPEHLRQAYDLLKSSGANYCFPVTTFAFPPQRALRRLENGGVTMLEPAHELTRSQDLVEAVHDAGAFYWGTYEAWMGGISIYGPGSTTIILPRHLVQDIDTEEDWNFAEILYRCLRQTEEKQ; encoded by the coding sequence ATGCGGGTCTGCATAATTCCCGCTCGTGGTGGATCGAAACGCGTCCCAAGAAAAAACGTGCGCCCGTTCGGCGGCTTGCCGATGATTGCGCACCCGATCCACGCCGCCGCCTCATCCGGATGCTTTGATCGCATCCTTGTTTCAACAGATGATGCGGAAATCGCGGAAATCGCAAAACAGGCTGGCGCCGAAGTTCCCTTCGTGCGGCCACCAGAACTGTCCGACGACCATGCAACGTCAATCGCCGTCATCGAACATGCCACACGGTGGTTGGCGCAGAACGGGCCGCAACCCAGCCATGTCTGCTGCCTTTACGCAACCGCCCCTTTTGTTACGCCCGAACACCTCAGACAGGCCTATGACCTGCTGAAATCTTCTGGCGCGAATTACTGCTTCCCCGTGACGACTTTCGCCTTCCCGCCCCAGCGCGCCTTGCGGCGGCTGGAAAACGGCGGCGTGACAATGCTTGAACCCGCGCATGAACTTACTCGGTCACAAGATCTGGTTGAAGCCGTGCATGACGCCGGGGCATTCTATTGGGGAACATACGAAGCATGGATGGGCGGCATCTCCATCTACGGCCCGGGCTCAACGACCATCATTTTGCCAAGGCATCTGGTCCAGGACATCGACACCGAAGAAGACTGGAACTTCGCAGAAATCCTTTACCGCTGCCTTCGTCAAACCGAGGAAAAACAATGA